Proteins encoded in a region of the Rhizobium sp. CC-YZS058 genome:
- the fliI gene encoding flagellar protein export ATPase FliI produces the protein MSDIQSEPLQIGQGSPALAAMAGLVGRYAQPDACIAPGGHVQTISPGHYTVSGLSRHVRLGEFVAHLGADGVHLGEVVKVEQETVVVCPIGPGDPIGIHDRVIRKGAFRVAPDESWCGRTINSLGEPIDGRGPISQGDDRRPISNTAPPSMTRKRVEHGFRTGVRAIDLFSPLCLGQRLGIFAGSGVGKSTLLSMLARADAFDKVVIALVGERGREVREFIEDTLGDNLAKSVAVVATSDESPMLRKMAPLTAVTIAEYFRDQGDNVLLIVDSVTRFAHAIREVATASGEPPIARGYPASVFTELPRLLERAGPGAEGTGTITAIISILVDGDNHNDPIADSTRGILDGHIVMDRSLAEEGRYPPINPLASVSRLARKAWTPEEEVLVGRLKALIHRYEETRDLRLIGGYRPGSDPDLDMAIKQVPVIYDILKQTPSEGPSFDAFTDLANALKAAAGMGGQQTRR, from the coding sequence ATGAGCGATATCCAGTCCGAACCGCTGCAGATCGGCCAAGGCTCGCCGGCGCTTGCCGCCATGGCGGGCCTTGTCGGGCGATATGCCCAGCCCGATGCCTGCATCGCGCCGGGCGGGCATGTGCAGACCATCTCTCCGGGCCACTACACCGTCAGCGGCCTGTCGCGTCATGTGCGGCTCGGCGAATTCGTCGCCCATCTCGGCGCCGATGGCGTGCATCTGGGCGAGGTCGTCAAGGTCGAGCAGGAGACCGTGGTGGTCTGCCCGATCGGACCAGGCGACCCGATCGGCATCCACGACCGTGTCATCCGCAAGGGCGCCTTCCGCGTCGCGCCGGATGAAAGCTGGTGCGGCCGCACCATCAACTCGCTGGGCGAGCCGATCGATGGGCGCGGACCGATCAGCCAAGGCGACGACCGGCGTCCGATTTCCAACACCGCACCGCCCTCGATGACCCGCAAGCGCGTCGAGCACGGCTTCCGCACCGGCGTGCGGGCGATCGATCTCTTCTCGCCGCTCTGCCTCGGGCAGCGCCTCGGCATCTTCGCCGGCTCCGGTGTCGGCAAGTCGACGCTTCTCTCCATGCTGGCGCGGGCGGATGCCTTCGACAAGGTGGTGATCGCGCTGGTGGGCGAGCGCGGACGCGAAGTGCGCGAATTCATCGAGGATACGCTGGGCGACAATCTGGCGAAGTCGGTCGCCGTCGTCGCCACCAGCGACGAGAGCCCAATGCTGCGCAAGATGGCGCCGCTGACCGCCGTGACCATCGCCGAATATTTTCGCGACCAGGGCGACAACGTGCTGCTGATCGTCGACAGCGTTACCCGTTTCGCCCATGCGATCCGCGAGGTGGCCACCGCCTCGGGCGAGCCGCCGATCGCACGCGGCTACCCGGCCTCCGTCTTCACCGAACTGCCGCGCCTCCTCGAGCGCGCCGGCCCGGGCGCGGAAGGCACCGGCACGATCACCGCGATCATCTCCATCCTGGTCGATGGCGACAACCACAACGACCCGATCGCCGATTCCACCCGCGGCATTCTCGACGGCCATATCGTCATGGACCGCAGTCTTGCGGAGGAGGGGCGCTATCCGCCGATCAACCCGCTCGCCTCCGTCTCCCGCCTTGCCCGCAAGGCCTGGACGCCGGAGGAAGAGGTGCTGGTCGGCCGCCTGAAGGCGCTGATCCACCGCTATGAGGAAACACGCGACCTGCGGCTGATCGGCGGATACCGCCCGGGCTCGGATCCCGATCTCGACATGGCGATCAAGCAGGTGCCGGTGATCTACGACATCTTGAAACAGACCCCGAGCGAAGGCCCGTCCTTCGACGCCTTCACCGACCTTGCCAATGCGCTGAAGGCGGCCGCAGGCATGGGCGGGCAGCAGACCAGACGGTAG
- the flgG gene encoding flagellar basal-body rod protein FlgG has translation MKALSIAATGMNAQQLNLEVIANNIANINTTGYKRARAEFSDLIYQTERASGVPNRANQAIVPEGAMVGLGVQTSAVRNLHIQGSLISTGNDLDLAIVGRGWFQVETPDGQTAYTRSGAFNTNANGELVTIDGYTVVPGITIPQGASQITVSTSGEVMARVGNNSVPQSVGQLTVANFVNEAGLEPQGDNLFKQTAASGDPVVGVPTDPGYGQIKQKYLEASNVDPVKEITDLISAQRAYEMNSKIIQAADEMASTVSKNLR, from the coding sequence ATGAAGGCTCTCTCGATCGCTGCGACCGGCATGAACGCCCAGCAGCTGAACCTCGAAGTGATCGCGAACAACATCGCGAACATCAACACGACCGGCTACAAGCGCGCCCGCGCCGAGTTCTCGGACCTGATCTACCAGACCGAGCGCGCCTCGGGCGTGCCCAACCGCGCCAACCAGGCGATCGTTCCGGAAGGCGCGATGGTCGGCCTGGGTGTCCAGACCTCGGCCGTGCGCAACCTGCACATCCAGGGCAGCCTGATCTCCACCGGCAACGACCTTGATCTCGCGATCGTCGGTCGCGGCTGGTTCCAGGTCGAAACCCCGGACGGCCAGACCGCCTACACCCGCTCCGGCGCCTTCAACACCAATGCCAATGGCGAGCTGGTGACGATCGACGGCTATACCGTCGTCCCCGGCATCACCATCCCGCAGGGCGCCTCGCAGATCACCGTCTCCACCTCCGGCGAGGTGATGGCCCGCGTCGGCAACAATTCGGTGCCGCAGTCGGTCGGCCAGCTCACGGTGGCGAACTTCGTCAATGAAGCCGGTCTGGAGCCGCAGGGCGACAACCTCTTCAAGCAGACGGCCGCCTCCGGCGATCCTGTGGTCGGCGTGCCGACCGATCCGGGCTACGGCCAGATCAAGCAGAAATATCTGGAAGCCTCCAATGTCGATCCGGTCAAGGAGATCACCGATCTCATCTCCGCACAGCGTGCCTATGAGATGAATTCGAAGATCATCCAGGCCGCCGACGAAATGGCCTCCACGGTCAGCAAGAACCTGAGATAA
- a CDS encoding flagellar protein, whose translation MKQTRFDERDADEIVRQPRLKDRTPMIDRALIATGVALAGLATFFPWYAFLNQDKFAMPSLWQGQTRDLSQKIGHDEATASPLDGQMDEETKALFDQLMTASTPAKAAPSSPSDGQDQPFPGTAGFKLVHVASGRALIEDANGLYIVKVGSPLPDNSRLATLEERDGGWVLVTSKGEVFRAP comes from the coding sequence ATGAAACAGACACGGTTCGACGAACGCGACGCCGACGAGATCGTCCGCCAGCCTCGGCTGAAGGACCGCACGCCGATGATCGACCGGGCGCTGATCGCGACCGGTGTGGCGCTGGCGGGGCTTGCAACCTTTTTCCCCTGGTATGCCTTTCTCAACCAGGACAAGTTCGCCATGCCGTCGCTCTGGCAGGGGCAGACCCGCGACCTGTCGCAGAAGATCGGCCATGACGAAGCCACCGCCTCTCCGCTGGACGGGCAGATGGATGAGGAGACCAAGGCGCTCTTCGACCAGCTGATGACCGCCTCGACGCCGGCCAAGGCCGCCCCGTCATCACCCTCGGATGGGCAGGACCAGCCTTTTCCGGGCACCGCCGGCTTCAAGCTGGTGCATGTCGCCAGCGGCCGCGCACTGATCGAGGATGCGAACGGGCTCTACATCGTCAAGGTTGGCTCGCCGCTGCCGGACAACAGCCGGCTCGCCACGCTCGAGGAGCGGGATGGCGGCTGGGTTCTCGTCACCTCGAAGGGCGAGGTGTTCCGCGCCCCCTGA
- the flgH gene encoding flagellar basal body L-ring protein FlgH — MRTRLTALLTAGLLSGCQSSLHDVGRAPAMSPIGSGLQYTQTPQLAMYPKEPHQVAAGYSLWSDQQSALFKDARAMKVGDIITVDIRIDDKASFDNKTDRSRTNGSDFNIGAKGKSESSDFGWNGGLNYDSSTKTKGEGTTERAEKLQLLVAAVVTGVLDNGNLLISGSQEVRVNHELRILNVAGIARPQDVDAKNSISYDKIAEARISYGGRGRLTEVQQPPWGQQVMDIISPI, encoded by the coding sequence ATGAGAACGCGTCTCACGGCTCTTCTGACCGCCGGACTCCTTTCGGGATGCCAGAGCTCGCTCCATGATGTCGGCCGCGCGCCGGCTATGAGCCCGATCGGCAGTGGCCTGCAGTATACGCAGACGCCGCAGCTCGCCATGTATCCCAAGGAGCCGCATCAGGTGGCGGCCGGCTATTCGCTGTGGAGCGACCAGCAATCGGCGCTCTTCAAGGATGCGCGCGCCATGAAGGTCGGCGACATCATTACCGTCGACATCCGCATCGACGACAAGGCCTCCTTCGACAACAAGACCGACCGCAGCCGCACCAATGGCAGCGACTTCAACATCGGCGCCAAGGGCAAGTCCGAGAGCAGCGATTTCGGATGGAACGGCGGGCTGAACTACGATTCCAGCACCAAGACGAAGGGCGAGGGAACGACGGAGCGGGCCGAAAAGCTGCAGCTGCTCGTGGCCGCCGTCGTGACCGGCGTGCTCGACAACGGCAATCTGTTGATCAGCGGATCGCAGGAGGTTCGCGTCAACCACGAGCTGCGCATCCTCAACGTGGCCGGCATCGCCCGGCCGCAGGATGTCGATGCGAAGAACTCGATCTCCTATGACAAGATCGCCGAGGCGCGCATCTCCTATGGCGGTCGCGGCCGTCTCACCGAGGTCCAGCAGCCCCCATGGGGCCAGCAGGTCATGGACATCATTTCGCCGATCTAA
- the flgC gene encoding flagellar basal body rod protein FlgC: MDPLVSALKVSASGLEAESTRLRIVSENIANARSTGDAPGADPYRRKTVSFAAEIDRASGASTVEVQRLGVDDSSFVFEYDPGNPAADSRGMVKMPNVNVLVEMADMREANRAYEANLQATRQARDLISQTIDLLRASQ, translated from the coding sequence ATGGATCCTCTCGTTTCTGCCCTCAAAGTCTCGGCCAGCGGCCTCGAAGCGGAATCCACCCGCCTGCGGATCGTGTCCGAAAACATCGCCAATGCGCGCTCGACCGGCGATGCGCCGGGCGCCGATCCCTATCGCCGCAAGACGGTCAGCTTCGCCGCCGAGATCGACCGCGCCAGCGGCGCCTCGACGGTCGAAGTCCAGCGCCTCGGCGTCGATGACAGCAGTTTCGTCTTCGAATACGACCCCGGCAACCCGGCGGCCGACTCCCGCGGCATGGTCAAGATGCCGAACGTCAACGTTCTCGTCGAAATGGCCGACATGCGCGAGGCCAACCGCGCCTACGAGGCCAATCTCCAGGCGACGCGCCAGGCGCGTGACCTGATCAGCCAGACCATCGACCTCCTGAGGGCTTCGCAATAA
- the flgA gene encoding flagellar basal body P-ring formation chaperone FlgA, whose protein sequence is MMFGPKAGGPIRKGPAPHIRRCGAAMAVFIGALLLSGSACAEGRTAVIPTETIYPGQTVEPGMLQVVEVTNPDLVGDYAVKAEQVVGKVTDRTLLAGRVILVQSLRDPYLVERGKAVRLVYNNGPLTITAGGAPLENAGIGALIRVRNTDSGVVISGTVMADGSVQVVAK, encoded by the coding sequence ATGATGTTTGGTCCGAAGGCAGGCGGCCCGATCCGGAAGGGTCCTGCACCCCATATCCGGCGCTGCGGCGCGGCCATGGCCGTCTTCATCGGCGCGCTGCTTCTCTCGGGTTCCGCCTGCGCGGAAGGCCGCACCGCGGTCATTCCGACCGAGACGATCTATCCCGGCCAGACCGTGGAGCCGGGCATGCTGCAGGTGGTCGAGGTCACCAATCCCGATCTCGTCGGCGATTATGCGGTGAAGGCGGAGCAGGTCGTCGGCAAGGTGACCGACCGGACGCTGCTCGCCGGCCGCGTCATCCTCGTCCAGTCGCTGCGCGATCCCTATCTCGTCGAACGCGGCAAGGCCGTGCGTCTCGTCTACAACAACGGCCCGCTGACGATCACCGCCGGCGGCGCACCGCTCGAAAATGCGGGCATAGGTGCCCTTATCCGCGTCCGCAACACCGACTCCGGCGTCGTTATCTCCGGCACTGTCATGGCGGATGGTTCTGTACAGGTGGTGGCAAAATGA
- a CDS encoding flagellar hook-basal body complex protein FliE gives MIDAISTITSSLSNLAGTAGSSATSAASTAASALSGATGVPGAQSFAEVMGSMASDAVGALKSAETASIQGIRGEANTREVIDAVMHAEQSLQTAIAIRDKVVTAYLDITRMSI, from the coding sequence ATGATCGACGCGATCTCCACCATCACCTCCTCGCTCTCGAACCTCGCCGGCACTGCCGGCTCGAGCGCCACCAGCGCGGCAAGCACCGCCGCCTCGGCGCTCTCGGGTGCGACCGGCGTTCCCGGCGCCCAGAGCTTCGCCGAAGTCATGGGCAGCATGGCGAGCGATGCGGTCGGCGCGCTGAAGTCGGCCGAAACCGCCTCGATCCAGGGCATTCGCGGCGAGGCCAACACCCGCGAAGTCATCGATGCCGTCATGCATGCGGAGCAATCGCTCCAGACCGCCATCGCCATCCGCGACAAGGTCGTGACCGCCTATCTCGACATCACCCGCATGTCGATCTGA
- a CDS encoding flagellar basal body-associated FliL family protein yields the protein MDSSDEAKPSAKKGKILTIAALAAITLLGAGGGWVVGGMLATPPLTAEEAKLVEEAKAAVKAKQEHGTAPEAGGHGGGSKKEEGLPTISAALPGLMQLDAITTNLAYPAENWVRIELALVFKGPADAEMAKTVQNDITAYLKTVSLQQIEGPRGFEYLKDDIKERVDLRSEGKISDVIVRTFVIQ from the coding sequence ATGGACAGTTCCGACGAGGCAAAGCCGAGCGCGAAGAAGGGCAAGATCCTCACGATCGCGGCTCTCGCCGCCATCACCCTGCTGGGTGCGGGCGGCGGCTGGGTCGTGGGCGGCATGCTCGCCACACCGCCGCTGACGGCCGAAGAGGCCAAGCTGGTCGAAGAGGCGAAGGCCGCGGTCAAGGCCAAGCAGGAGCACGGCACGGCACCGGAGGCCGGCGGCCATGGCGGCGGCTCCAAGAAGGAGGAAGGTCTGCCGACGATTTCGGCGGCCTTGCCGGGCCTGATGCAGCTCGATGCCATCACCACCAATCTTGCCTATCCGGCCGAGAACTGGGTCCGGATCGAGCTGGCGCTGGTCTTCAAGGGTCCGGCGGATGCGGAAATGGCGAAAACCGTTCAGAACGACATCACCGCCTATCTCAAGACCGTCTCCCTGCAGCAGATCGAGGGGCCGCGCGGCTTCGAGTACCTGAAGGACGACATCAAGGAGCGGGTTGACCTGCGTTCGGAAGGGAAGATATCGGATGTGATCGTCCGAACATTTGTCATTCAATGA
- a CDS encoding flagellar basal body P-ring protein FlgI: MIVCLARRLSLLVAACAVALLPLAQPAAAASRIKDVASLQSGRDNQLIGYGLVVGLQGTGDSLRSSPFTEQSLRAMLQNLGISTQGGESRSKNIAAVLVTANLPPFASPGSRIDVTVGSLGDSTSLRGGTLVMTSLSGADGQIYAVAQGSVVVSGFSAEGDAATLQQNTTTSGRVPNGAIIERELPAKFKDSVNLTLQLRNPDFSTAVGMAAAINRYAETQFGGRIAEARDSQSVIVDRPKMADLARLMADIENLVIETDVPARVVVNERTGTIVIGQDVRISQVAVSYGTLTVQVTESPTVVQPEPFSRGQTAVEPNTTIDATQSGGKVAILNGSNLRTLVAGLNSIGVKPDGIISILQGIKSAGALQAELVLQ; encoded by the coding sequence ATGATCGTCTGTCTCGCTCGGCGCCTGTCGCTCCTTGTGGCAGCCTGCGCCGTGGCCCTTCTTCCCCTGGCGCAGCCGGCAGCCGCCGCCTCGCGCATCAAGGACGTCGCCTCGCTGCAGTCGGGCCGCGACAACCAGCTGATCGGCTACGGCCTCGTGGTCGGCCTGCAGGGCACGGGCGACAGCCTGCGCTCCTCGCCCTTCACCGAGCAGTCGCTGCGCGCCATGCTGCAGAACCTCGGCATCTCGACCCAGGGCGGCGAATCCCGCTCGAAGAATATTGCCGCGGTTCTCGTCACCGCCAACCTGCCGCCCTTCGCCAGCCCGGGCAGCCGCATCGACGTCACCGTCGGGTCGCTCGGCGATTCCACCTCGCTGCGCGGCGGCACGCTGGTCATGACCTCGCTCTCGGGTGCCGACGGGCAGATCTATGCCGTGGCGCAGGGCTCGGTCGTCGTCTCCGGCTTCAGTGCCGAGGGCGATGCTGCCACGCTGCAGCAGAACACCACCACCTCCGGCCGCGTGCCGAACGGCGCGATCATCGAACGCGAGCTGCCGGCCAAGTTCAAGGACAGCGTCAACCTCACGCTGCAGCTGCGCAATCCGGACTTCTCGACCGCCGTCGGCATGGCCGCCGCCATCAACCGCTATGCCGAAACGCAGTTCGGCGGGCGGATCGCCGAAGCGCGCGACAGCCAGTCGGTGATCGTCGACCGGCCGAAGATGGCCGATCTTGCCCGGCTGATGGCCGATATCGAGAATCTGGTGATCGAAACGGACGTGCCGGCCCGTGTCGTGGTCAACGAGCGAACCGGCACGATCGTCATCGGTCAGGACGTGCGCATCTCGCAGGTGGCCGTGAGCTACGGAACCCTGACGGTCCAGGTGACGGAATCGCCGACCGTGGTCCAGCCGGAACCCTTCTCCCGCGGCCAGACGGCTGTGGAGCCGAACACCACCATCGACGCCACCCAGTCCGGCGGCAAGGTGGCGATCCTCAACGGCTCGAACCTGCGCACCCTCGTTGCCGGGCTGAACTCGATCGGCGTCAAGCCGGACGGCATCATATCCATTCTCCAGGGCATCAAATCGGCCGGTGCCCTCCAGGCGGAGCTCGTGCTGCAATGA
- a CDS encoding MotE family protein, protein MRTPNRSPREARLRRLLLSAAAVALLSIPGAYAEDVAAPAAAETGGEVQQFCTNIADAARDQRYLLQKKQLEELQASVDQRIALLEKRRDEYQDWLKRRDDFLKQAELNLVGIYKTMKPDAAAEKLTLVHPEIAAAIIMKLPPRQSSLILSEMPGEKAAVLTNIISSATDPNTSKEPS, encoded by the coding sequence ATGAGGACACCGAACCGTTCCCCGCGCGAGGCGCGCCTGCGCCGCCTGCTGCTCTCGGCTGCGGCCGTGGCACTCCTCTCGATCCCCGGCGCCTATGCCGAAGATGTCGCGGCTCCGGCCGCGGCAGAGACGGGCGGTGAGGTGCAGCAGTTCTGCACCAACATCGCCGATGCCGCGCGCGACCAGCGCTATCTCCTGCAGAAGAAGCAGCTCGAAGAGCTGCAGGCCAGTGTCGATCAGCGCATTGCCCTTCTGGAGAAGCGACGCGACGAATATCAGGACTGGCTAAAGCGCCGGGACGATTTTCTCAAGCAGGCCGAGCTCAATCTCGTCGGGATCTACAAGACCATGAAGCCCGACGCGGCAGCCGAGAAGCTGACGCTCGTCCATCCGGAGATCGCGGCGGCGATCATCATGAAGCTGCCGCCGCGCCAGTCGAGCCTGATCCTGAGTGAAATGCCAGGCGAGAAGGCGGCCGTGCTGACCAACATCATCTCCAGCGCCACCGATCCCAACACCTCGAAGGAACCCTCATGA
- the flgB gene encoding flagellar basal body rod protein FlgB, translated as MQPIQLFELASRQAQWLSVRQGVVAGNIANASTPHYAAKDVTPFQSVMQQTGVQMAATNPAHFRDAPLASQITETALNNEAEVQQSGNSVELEKELMKAGEIKRDYELNTGLVKSFHRMMLMVVRR; from the coding sequence ATGCAACCTATTCAGCTTTTCGAACTGGCATCGAGGCAAGCTCAGTGGCTTTCCGTCCGCCAAGGTGTCGTAGCTGGCAACATCGCCAACGCAAGCACCCCCCATTATGCCGCCAAGGATGTGACGCCCTTCCAGAGCGTCATGCAGCAGACCGGTGTCCAGATGGCCGCCACCAATCCCGCTCATTTCCGCGATGCGCCGCTTGCCTCGCAGATCACCGAAACGGCGCTCAACAATGAGGCCGAAGTTCAGCAATCCGGCAACAGCGTCGAGCTGGAGAAGGAGCTGATGAAGGCCGGCGAGATCAAGCGCGACTACGAGCTCAACACCGGGCTCGTCAAATCCTTTCACCGCATGATGCTGATGGTCGTCAGGAGATAA
- a CDS encoding flagellin has product MSSVNTNISALAALSTLRSISNNMESTQNRISSGLRVQTASDNAAYWSIATTMKSDNKALGAVQDALGLGAAKTDTAYTGLNNAIDVVSEIKAKLVAAREPGVDRTKINKELTELKNQLASTAKSASFNGENWLYNTSTTAVGTKTMVGSFTRAADGTVSIGTLDFDASSSVLIDTNDTTKGQLTKGIAVDQTGNGTAANTYYLVSVSGATQTGTSISLSSTTTDADVVGMMKAVDAMLSTLTSSAATLGATNKRISMQDDFMADLMGTITKGVGRLVDADMNEESTRLKALQTQQQLGIQALSIANSDSQNILSLFR; this is encoded by the coding sequence ATGTCAAGCGTCAACACCAATATCTCTGCACTGGCAGCACTCTCGACGCTGCGTTCCATTTCCAACAACATGGAAAGCACGCAGAACCGCATCTCCTCCGGCCTGCGCGTGCAGACGGCGTCCGACAACGCCGCTTACTGGTCGATCGCAACGACCATGAAGTCGGACAACAAGGCACTCGGCGCCGTTCAGGACGCCCTCGGCCTCGGCGCTGCCAAGACCGACACGGCCTATACCGGCCTCAACAACGCCATCGACGTCGTTTCCGAAATCAAGGCCAAGCTGGTTGCTGCCCGCGAGCCCGGCGTCGACCGCACCAAGATCAACAAGGAACTGACCGAGCTCAAGAACCAGCTCGCTTCCACGGCGAAGTCCGCTTCGTTCAACGGCGAAAACTGGCTCTACAACACCTCGACCACCGCTGTTGGCACGAAAACCATGGTCGGCTCCTTCACCCGCGCCGCTGACGGCACCGTCTCCATCGGCACGCTCGATTTCGACGCCTCCAGCTCGGTTCTCATCGACACCAACGACACGACCAAGGGTCAGCTGACCAAGGGTATCGCTGTCGACCAGACCGGCAACGGTACGGCTGCGAACACCTACTACCTCGTCTCGGTTTCGGGCGCGACCCAGACCGGCACGTCCATCTCGCTCTCGTCCACCACGACCGATGCAGACGTCGTCGGCATGATGAAGGCTGTCGACGCGATGCTGAGCACGCTGACGTCGTCGGCTGCAACGCTCGGTGCGACCAACAAGCGCATCTCGATGCAGGACGACTTCATGGCCGATCTGATGGGCACCATCACCAAGGGTGTTGGCCGTCTGGTGGATGCGGACATGAACGAGGAATCGACCCGCCTCAAGGCCCTGCAGACCCAGCAGCAGCTCGGCATCCAGGCCCTGTCGATCGCAAACTCCGACAGCCAGAACATCCTGTCGCTGTTCCGCTAA
- the fliP gene encoding flagellar type III secretion system pore protein FliP (The bacterial flagellar biogenesis protein FliP forms a type III secretion system (T3SS)-type pore required for flagellar assembly.) — protein sequence MIRLAAFIAAFGAMTGIAVAQGFPTQLFNAPIDGSAASWIIRTFGVLTILSVAPGILIMVTSFPRFVIAFAILRSGMGLATTPSNTIMVSLALFMTFYVMSPTFDRAWRDGVDPLIQNQITETEAMTRISEPFRQFMVANTRDQDLQLFIDIAREKNQTVVTNGQVDLRAVIPAFMISEIRRGFEIGFLIVLPFLVIDLIVATITMAMGMMMLPPTSISLPFKILFFVLIDGWNLLVGSLVRSFN from the coding sequence ATGATTCGTCTTGCCGCCTTCATAGCCGCCTTCGGGGCGATGACCGGGATCGCGGTGGCGCAAGGCTTCCCGACCCAGCTTTTCAACGCGCCTATCGACGGCTCTGCCGCGTCCTGGATCATCCGCACCTTCGGGGTGCTGACCATCCTCTCGGTCGCGCCGGGCATCCTCATCATGGTGACGAGCTTTCCCCGCTTCGTCATCGCCTTCGCCATCCTGCGCAGCGGCATGGGGCTCGCCACCACGCCGTCGAACACGATCATGGTCAGCCTGGCGCTGTTCATGACCTTCTACGTCATGTCGCCCACCTTCGACCGCGCCTGGCGGGATGGCGTCGATCCGCTGATCCAGAACCAGATCACCGAGACGGAGGCGATGACCCGGATCAGCGAGCCGTTCCGTCAGTTCATGGTCGCCAACACGCGCGACCAGGATCTGCAGCTGTTCATCGATATCGCCCGGGAAAAGAACCAGACGGTGGTGACCAACGGCCAGGTCGATCTTCGCGCCGTCATCCCCGCCTTCATGATCTCGGAGATCCGGCGCGGTTTCGAAATCGGCTTTTTGATCGTGCTGCCCTTCCTGGTCATCGACCTGATCGTCGCCACCATCACCATGGCCATGGGCATGATGATGCTGCCGCCCACCTCGATCTCGCTGCCCTTCAAGATTCTCTTCTTCGTCTTGATCGACGGCTGGAATCTTCTTGTCGGCAGTCTGGTGCGTTCCTTCAATTGA
- the flgF gene encoding flagellar basal-body rod protein FlgF, whose translation MQTSLYVAVSSQIALERRLNTLADNVANANTVGFRSTEVKFNTVLGDTKPTKVAFVDEGKEYINTQSGGLKQTGNSLDFAIKGDAWFAIDTPAGQVLTRDGRFTLTETGDLVTLKGYPVLDAGGAPIQINANAGEIKVGADGIIHQNGNQVASLGLYEADFSNGFSRFENCGVIPPNPGNPVVDRMDVGVTQGYLEESNVDPIQQMSQLIMVSRAFENVTSLMRDNDTTLNEAIKTLGGAK comes from the coding sequence ATGCAGACCAGCCTTTATGTGGCCGTCTCCTCGCAGATCGCGCTCGAACGCCGGTTGAACACGTTGGCAGACAATGTCGCCAACGCCAACACGGTGGGGTTCCGCTCGACCGAGGTGAAATTCAACACCGTGCTCGGCGATACCAAGCCCACCAAGGTGGCCTTCGTCGACGAGGGCAAGGAGTACATCAACACCCAGAGCGGCGGCCTGAAGCAGACCGGCAATTCGCTCGACTTCGCCATCAAGGGCGATGCCTGGTTCGCGATCGATACGCCGGCCGGCCAGGTCCTGACCCGCGACGGCCGTTTCACGCTGACGGAAACCGGCGATCTCGTCACCCTCAAGGGCTATCCGGTGCTCGACGCCGGCGGCGCGCCGATCCAGATCAATGCCAATGCCGGCGAGATCAAGGTCGGGGCGGATGGCATCATCCACCAGAACGGCAACCAGGTCGCCTCGCTCGGCCTTTACGAGGCGGATTTCTCGAACGGCTTCTCCCGCTTCGAAAACTGCGGCGTCATTCCGCCGAACCCGGGCAACCCGGTCGTCGACCGGATGGATGTCGGCGTGACGCAGGGCTATCTGGAAGAATCCAACGTCGACCCGATCCAGCAGATGTCGCAGCTGATCATGGTCTCGCGCGCCTTCGAGAACGTCACGTCGCTAATGCGCGACAATGACACGACGCTCAACGAGGCGATCAAGACGCTCGGCGGGGCGAAATGA